A genomic window from Thermoanaerobaculia bacterium includes:
- a CDS encoding DUF4390 domain-containing protein: protein MRKIFAFVFLCLIFSASSRGEEVRVEHFELSVEGRVISASISITPLLPQEVVERIRGGLPAVFTYWFTLREHSSRWRDRKVMKTRVSVSVKYDPVRVEYQVTYRQKGELVDTRIFHHWQEAVNALTKLDRWEIFTVPSDALDEMLYIEAWVHLLPRTKWLFIPDDIKTDEVSSSHFVVYD from the coding sequence ATGAGAAAAATCTTTGCCTTCGTATTTCTTTGCCTTATCTTCTCCGCCTCTTCCCGGGGAGAGGAAGTCAGGGTTGAGCACTTCGAACTCAGTGTTGAAGGACGGGTGATTTCCGCATCGATTTCGATTACCCCGCTATTACCCCAGGAAGTCGTGGAGCGAATTCGTGGGGGACTTCCCGCCGTATTCACCTACTGGTTCACATTACGCGAACATTCGTCCCGCTGGCGGGACAGGAAAGTCATGAAAACCCGCGTTTCCGTATCGGTAAAATACGATCCGGTCCGTGTTGAGTATCAGGTGACCTATCGCCAGAAGGGGGAGCTGGTGGACACCCGGATCTTCCACCACTGGCAGGAGGCTGTCAATGCCCTGACCAAGCTGGATCGATGGGAAATTTTCACGGTCCCGTCCGATGCCCTGGATGAAATGTTATATATAGAAGCCTGGGTGCACCTTCTTCCCAGGACCAAGTGGCTATTCATCCCCGATGACATAAAAACGGATGAAGTATCTTCCTCCCACTTTGTCGTCTATGACTGA